The Arachis hypogaea cultivar Tifrunner chromosome 19, arahy.Tifrunner.gnm2.J5K5, whole genome shotgun sequence genome has a window encoding:
- the LOC112777612 gene encoding uncharacterized protein isoform X2 gives MVELLLQFRGKIATAKLLILRFKLASGTCGLKLLSIWIWCRLSWHISIGFELGVIGGLLVIKLGLGAVLIELGGAVILSCEAALGELSDWPKCRSRGSLLGVWILKRSSSWMYFRFLFIFVYIYVCSLLPK, from the exons ATGGTGGAGCTGCTCCTACAATTTAGAGGGAAGATTGCAACTgcaaaattacttattttaag gttcaagttagcttctgggacttgtgggctcaagctattgagcatatggatatg GTGTAGATTAAGTTGGCATATAAGCATTGGATTTGAGTTGGGAGTAATTGGAGGCTTGTTGGTGATCAAGCTTGGTTTGGGGGCTGTTTtaattgagcttggaggggctgtaattttgagttgtgaggctgccttgggtgaactaagtgattggccaaa atgcaggtcgagaggctccttgctaggcgtctggatcttgAAGCGAAGTAGTTCCTGGATGTATTTTAGGTTTCTGTTcatatttgtgtatatatatgtgtgtagcTTACTCCCCAAGTAA
- the LOC112777612 gene encoding uncharacterized protein isoform X1 has product MTGPVLRTLLITQPVNPAKNWFKLASGTCGLKLLSIWIWCRLSWHISIGFELGVIGGLLVIKLGLGAVLIELGGAVILSCEAALGELSDWPKCRSRGSLLGVWILKRSSSWMYFRFLFIFVYIYVCSLLPK; this is encoded by the exons atgaccggtccggttctcagaaccttgCTCATAACACAGCCTGTAAATCCCGCCAAAAATTG gttcaagttagcttctgggacttgtgggctcaagctattgagcatatggatatg GTGTAGATTAAGTTGGCATATAAGCATTGGATTTGAGTTGGGAGTAATTGGAGGCTTGTTGGTGATCAAGCTTGGTTTGGGGGCTGTTTtaattgagcttggaggggctgtaattttgagttgtgaggctgccttgggtgaactaagtgattggccaaa atgcaggtcgagaggctccttgctaggcgtctggatcttgAAGCGAAGTAGTTCCTGGATGTATTTTAGGTTTCTGTTcatatttgtgtatatatatgtgtgtagcTTACTCCCCAAGTAA